The Dreissena polymorpha isolate Duluth1 chromosome 8, UMN_Dpol_1.0, whole genome shotgun sequence genome includes the window atttaagtatCCCTCTGTCAAATGAGTATGCAGTAATCGTTGTTTAAATTGCATTTACGTCAAAAGATGTACGATATATTGAAAAATCCATCCCGGCAGGACTCGAACCTACAATCTCCTGATCCGTAGTCAGGCGCCTTATCCATTGGGCCACAGAACCATTATGGTGCCCATTTGTTTCGTTTTAATATAGGTAACGTTTGAACATGCAAAGCAATATGTACTTGCATAAAATTTGCTGTTGTGGCTATCCCGTTCACACTTTTTAATgaagtatatatttgtgttatatcCAGAGAAATATATAACTAAGCATTCCGCTAGCAATCGAACGTGCAATCTCCTGAACTCAGTGAGTCACCTTATCCGTTTGACCATGGGACCAATGTGTACACTTTATCTTCTAGTAGGTTGAGCGTGAATATATCAAAACAAAGGATTGATTATATTCAAAGGGACTAATAATTGTTAACGTAAACTGAACAAGCGATTTATAAGCTGTGATGcccgagtggttaaggcgttgGACTTGAAATCCAATGgtatcttcccgcgcaggttcgaaccctgctcgCAGTGCTAATTATTGtaggttttaatttttattttcaacaacacAAGAAGTACTTTGGAAATGACTAATCGTATCATGTGTATTTCAAAAACTTAACTCACATTTACTCACTGTTTACCTGAGGGTTTTTCATTTGCTTTAGTATCCCTCTTGCAAATGCAGTTATCGTTGTTAACGTCAAAAAGATGTATGGCAGATTAATATATCGATCCCggcaggactcgaacctgcaatctcCTGATCCATAGTCAGGCGCCTTATCCATTAGGCCGCGGGACCGTGTCGAACACACTCGTTTGTGCTCATTTAACATTTTACTAAAGAGCCTGTTAAACTTccgattaaaacaaaacaaaaacataatgctCGGATTGTACGATAAATTATTTGACTAACAtagtaagtaaataaaaaacattacgtTTTTTGATGACGGGAGCAACGGCTGGAAAAAATACATTATCTACAATCGATTAATGTATACATACGATCCTggcaggactcgaacctgcaatctTCTGATTCGAAGTCAGACgccttatccattaggccacAGGACCTGAAAAGCAATGCAAGATACGCCCGTTTATTACCGTACCGTTATGACAGACAATAATTGCACTACGTTTCGTTATGTTATATGCTTTGCTTATGCattaaaaacatgtgtataccAATGGCAAATTAGATCTCTATATCGGGAGCCACGCACCTTATCAAAAGGTCATTGACAAAAGTCGCTAACAATTATTCATGTTCAATTTAAAAACTTAAGAAAGTTCCATAATGTTTACCTGCgtgtttctaaataatttaagtatCCTCTTTGTCAAATGAGTCTGCAGTTATCGTTGTTTAAATTGCATTTACGTCAAAAGATGTACGATATATTGGTATATCGATCCCggcaggactcgaacctgcaatctcCTGATCCGTAGTCAGACGCCTTATCCATTGGGCCACGGGACCATTGTGATGCCCATTTGTTTCGTTTTAATATAGGTAACGTTTGAACATGCAAAGAATGTATGTACTTGAATAAAAATAGCTGGTGTGGCTATCACGTTCACACTTATTAATgaagtatatatttgtgttatatcCAGAGAAACGAATATATAACTAAGCATTCCGCTAGCAATCGAACATGCAATCTCCTGAACTCAGTGAGTCACCTTATCCGTTTGACCATGGAAccaatatgtacaatatatctTTTAGTAGGTTGAGCGTGAATATATCAAACCAAGCGATTGATTATATTCAAAGGGACTAATAATTGTTAACGTAAACTGAACATGCGATTTATAAGctgtgatggccgagtggttaaggcgttgGACTTGAAATCCaatgggatcttcccgcgcaggttcgaaccctgctcgcagcgtttattattttagtttttaaattttatttacaacaacACAAGCAGTACTTTGGAAGTGGCTAATCGTTTCAAGTGTATTTTAAAACTTATCTAAAATTTACTCACTGTTTACCTGAGTGTTTTTCATTTGCTTTAGTATTCCTCTTGCAAATGTAGTTATCGTTGTTAACGTCAAAAAGATGTATGGCAGATTGATATATCGATCCCggcaggactcgaacctgcaatctATTGATCCGTAGTCAGGAGCCTTATCCATTGGGCCACGGGACCGTGTCGAGCACACTCGCTTGTGCTCTTTTAACATTTTACTAAAGAGCCTGTTAAACTTccgattaaaacaaaacaaaaacataatacaagGATTATACGACAAATTATTTGACTAACATAGTAAGTAAATAAAAACATGACGTGTTTTAATGACGGGAGCAAGGgctgaaaaaaatgcattatctACAATCGATTAATTTAAACATACGATCCTggcaggactcgaacctgcaatctTCTGATTCGAAGTCAGACgccttatccattaggccacAGGACCTGAAAAGCAATGCAAGATACGCCCGTTTATTACCGTACCGTTATGACAGATAATAATTGCACTACGTTTCGTTATGTTATATGCTTTGCTTATGCattaaaaacatgtgtatacaaaTAGCAAATTAGATCTCTATATCTGGAGCCACGCACCTTATCCAAAGGTCATTGACAAAAGTCGCTAACAATTATTCATGTTCAATTTAAAACCTAACGAAAGTTCCATAATGTTAACCTGCgtgtttctaaataatttaagtatCCCTCTGTCAAATGAGTCTGCAGTAATCGTTGTTTAAATTGCATTTACGTCAAAAGATGTACGATATATTGAAAAATTGATCCCAGCAGGACTCTAACCTGCAATCTCCTGATCCGTAGTCAGGCGCCTTATCCATTGGGCCACGGGACGTGTTTTAATGACGGGAGCAACGACTGGAAAAAATGCATTATATACAATCGATTAATTTAAACATACGATCCTggcaggactcgaacctgcaatctTCTGATTCGAAGTCAGACGCCTTATTCATTAGGCCACAGGACCTGAATAGCAAtgcaagatacgcccgttttttaCCGTACCGTTATGACAGACAATAATTGCACTACGTTTCGTTATGTTATATGCTTTGCTTATGCATTAAAAACACGTGTATACAAATAGCAAATTAGATCTATATATCTGGAGCCACGCGCCTTATCCAAAGGTCATTGACGAAAGTCGCTAACAATTATCCATGTTCAATTAAAACCTAacgaaagttgcataatgtttaCCTGCgtgtttctaaataatttaagtatCCCTCTGTCAAATGAGTCTGCAGTTATCGTTGTTTAAATTGCATTTACGTCAAAAGATGTACGATATATTGAAAAAAGTCCCGGTAGGACTCCAACCTGCAATCTCCTGATCCGTCGTCAGGCACCTTATCAATTTAGCCACGGGGCCATTGTGATGCCCACATGTTTCGTTTTAAAGCCACATATATACTAAGAATTAacgaatatcttttttaattattttgtaaaataaagttgttgCTATTTTTTCTGtctatatattttatatgccTCGTCAATACGTATGGGTGGGTCGGGGGCACCCCCTTCCCCCCTCAACACAGTAAATCATCagtatatatataacagatcatAATTTATGGTTTACAATATTGCATTGCATACAAGTGCTTATAACTGcgtaatgaaaaaaataacatattgtcATTAGTGCATAAATAGCAATATATAATGTTCGCAACAATCTAAGAACTGTTGGTGTCCAATTGTTTCACACCTGTTTTGGTGGTGAACACGTGCACCTCTTTGCTTACAGAAAAGGAGTTATTTTGAAGTAAAAATTGGATTTAAATTATCTTTTTGccaaaacaattttacaatatGTTGTCTGTATttgctatataaatatatttagacCTGCCTTGATTCTTAAATAAAGACCTTGCAAAAAGTTATTAAACTCGGGCATCGTATATtgaaataagaaatgtattgaatgaattaatataataattgtgtttaaaagagTTACCTATCAAACGATTGCGTAAAATGAGACTTCTTGCTAGGCAACTCCACCAGTACAATATTTTGAAACCTAGCTAACGGAATTATCTCAACGTAATGTCGACAGTAATGCCCATCCATCACGAGCATTTTGGGACTCTCTGATCCAATATTCTGtacatataacaataacaacatcgtcaatttaaatgaacataataCAAAGGCCGAAATCGGTTAATAAAACTGATAGTCTTAAAACAGTAAGAACTGTTTTGTTTTAACGTCTTAATagctttaaatgaaatatttaaaaaacatgaccAACAATATCAACCACGACACTGCGAGtgtatgcatttgaaaataatcATACACAATACAGCAAATCCAAAGGACTTCGCCTACGAACCTTCCAGAAAACTTCTTCAAACCAGAGCTGAGAAATCCAGATTTCATCCAACCCGTTCTCGACACGCGTATGTATGTTTTGGGCGGAGCGTTCTGCCACAACTTCTGTGTATCATAGGAGTTGAGGGCACGCATAGTTTTGCAAGAAACTATGACATGCGGAGAAGAGTAAGTTCCCGCAGCGTTGCGACACAACAGTCACCAGTTTCCTGGATGCAGCGGCTTTTGCTTGAACTATTTTTGAACCTTTAATTGGATAAAAcctacatttaattaattttttagacatgacttaaaaaacttaaatagttGAGTGTCATTTTAATCAGCATTAGCGTTACTGCAAACATGCACTGGCATCAATAAAATGTACCCCATTTTCAAACCATGTTTTGAGGAAAGCACTTGTGTAACCCAtctggattataaaatattggggtTTGTTATATGAACTTTATATTCAAAGATTAAGCCTTGCGGAAATCGACAAACGATTTGAAAGCGTCCGACCAAAAAGCATTGTCTGTTTTATTTATGAGGTTTTCCGGATAGCGAACACAACAATTGTAAAGTTTTGGGATACCTATTGTCATGTTtacaatatttatacatttaccATTTGCTGTGATGAGCCTTCGCATCCAACAACACTTCAgagaaattataaaataaaagaatTCGATAATGTTATGACCCCTTTCAGAATATTCTTTAATAGCATAGTTTTGTTAATGTTCAAACTCCCATTCCAcacaaagttgaaaaaaaaacaccattaagCTGTATCTACATTTTATGTGGTGGATTTGGAAGTGAAATAAACCAATGGGTAATAACTTGCAAAACAATGGTTTTTAATTACTAGTATCCTTCCAATTGGAGTTAAATCACACTGCAAAAAGCGACAATTCGCCTACGGTTTCATCAAGGGATTATGCAGAGACATCCATGATAATAGATATGTCATCAGCAAATTGCGATAGcttatatttatcattattgaTTTCTGTTCCTTTTATTTTGGGATTTGCCCTGAATTTCATTGACAAGATTTCGGCGCATAACATACAATATAACATCTGAGAGGGTCACCCTGACGACATCCGCGTTGTATTTGGAAGAAATCAGATAACAATCCGCACTGCGTTACTGCTGAGATACCAtccttatataaaaaaataaaacatttgctaatGGCTGGACCAAAATTAAATCAAGAGAgtattttattaacaaacctcCGTGACAAGGAATCGTAGGCCTTTTCAAAATCTAGTCTAAGGAGTAGAACGGGAATATTATTTTCCTCCGTGTATTTCAAAATGTCATAGACTAGTCTATCGTTTTCACATATGAACAATGCTTTTAATGGAAACCCGTTTGGTCATTAGTAATGAGcttgttaatatattttcaatCTATTAGCAATACTTTCAGAACCAATTTTATAAACAGTGTTAACAATGTTATTGGACGCCAATTTTTAAGAAATTGTCTGGGTTTATCACCCTTAGTTATACAAGTAATTATTCCCTGACGTTGAGTTATAGACAAATTCTCGCTGTCAAAAGCGTGATTTAACGCTCTACAAACGAAAATACCTAACTTTGGTCAAAAGACTTAGAAAAAATCACTACTTAAACCCGAAGACCCAGGGCTTTTGTTGTTCGCCTTGTTTAAGACATAAGAGGCTTTACTTAGTGTTATTGGCCCTTCTAACTGTTTGACTCTTTGTTAGATAGTATATGAATATCCTCTATAAAACGTTTAAGAGCATCATCAACATTGGTACTGTcaatattttgatacattttttttttaaacaaaacggtttgacctactcgtcatcgatcagacccgattcaaGCATGAAATCTTTAGGACTAAAGACACACGTTCGCGTTGAACCAAttaaatcactcgtgtgtttaaaatttatgtaaacaaaggtttcaaacggcgcttgACAGTAATtgtgatgcataatgtaacgggaAGAACGGGAAGAATATTAGTTTTTtcaaacgttttattgaattatggttccgaggtccgtgaactttgcagggaacaTGTCCTTTagtccgtgaagatttcagtcttagatcgggtcaaatcgatgacgagtaggtcacgcgagttgtgtaacgtgttatttcataaaaaaacgcgatgcaccctgttttcgggtgattttgagttgaataccttgttatatataaatttgatagtgattttttttcagagaagttgttttgttttcgttataatttgattatttttcgttcaaactgaggtttttactaattaatatcatagccacacgctaaccacatgtgtttGAAGCTATAACAACTGAATTTATTCTagtgtaatttatttttatcgtaaaataaagttaacccataaaaaatcagtttttCTTACTCAGGGTGCAGAAACAACGGGATTTTCAGGAGTTAActcacgggctggacagaatgtaatcacgccgttaagaactttatttttgcaaatatctcaagttattgcaatacatttgcaaaaacctATAGTGCATAAACGACAGTTTTTCTtacagtttgtgccgatatcttaaggtctactaatatagagaatactatgttagtgtgattgtgtacttaaatttatcccacgagtgaagaaaggtttacatggcgaggcttgccgagccttgtaagcctttctgacacgagtgggataaatttaagtacacaatcacactaacatagtattctatttatcctacaatattgttttatttaatttattcctaaaataaaagcagaaacacattaaattaaatgaatcttacattgcgtagtaatatttattgtgatctttcctgtttacggaaatcgaaatagtccttaagaattccacgcaaaagaaaagtaacgagacaaaatatcgctatacgcctcgattcaaatttaatcagcgttccaaatgtaacacactcaagtagaacacagacagTTGTGTTCAAaatacaattcttgtttcaccactgtaaaaaaccaaaaaaacaaacatggcaccctccattttgaaatttacaaaatgtgtagacacataccgtggctacgtgaagcatgattcagcatttattcccgccgatattgttaattttagtcgttaaacaactcttctttttacacactttatacttacttacataaaattattgttctactcaccgaagttgtataataaccacgtccacgtttattttcgtaatttttaatttgcttccatgacgagttaaaattctagacaaatttcttcatcgaaacccatcttttccattttaaagcactggatgtaagcaggcaattctttgtggatagacattctttgatcgactgacaaaggaacgactaaaccatcaaagaaattaccaatttaattcgacatcgatttccttcgaaaagttaaagaacaattcactgacacttttcttaaatttaatccatcaattgttcaacaaaacatcgcgttattcgagtgcattcgacattttaacttaatcgaaaatgcagtctcaccagtttcattccagttttatatccaaacactgtgtttttcacattcataatattatagtaatccatcgtaaacacacacacacactcgtaaattcgttaaacgactgcgtatccaatgacctaaatgacgcaatcaggggtgaaaggccaaaaaaaactagtccctacgtaatgttctaaaaataagtttagatgaaacctgatctaaaaaactgtggagaaaaccttatcttttctttatgggtcgtatttgttctataaaatcatttagctgtaggataaaaatctttgaatacgtctgaaatcggtgacaaaattttacGTTGCGTGGAACATAACCGGCCATTAACCATGTACAACGTATGcagtaaaaatgaaaaatttgaaaaagaacacatgcttattaaagtaattctgatgtatttcacattgccataagcagcacaaAAATCTCTCGTTTATGCACTACCGGTAGTTGAAATTCTtatgaaaatttgtttaaaaaaagttatttaaaaaaagcaccGCTTACCGTCGTGTTTAATCTCTTTAAGTTAAAAAgtggaaccccaaaaagtcacgtgatccagcACCCTGTTActgcaatagccaaaatgtcaacgctagatgtggtctggtaacaaagatttaacgagatatgACATGCtcgtttttcttttttatgtgacaatatattccatattccgcgacgatatccgaatatTTACAACACGGACGTTCAAAGtaatcgttttatgtaattaaAGATTAATTGGCTGGGAAagtgctcgtcacacaggcaagaGACACCGATTTGCTATTACGAATtataccatgccacaacttataaaggtcctcacgtttccaaatgggtgatgattatatgtttttgtaaaaataaatataaattaatattcgTCGAATCGCACACCATTGCCCGATTCTTAAAATAAGCCTACATATATgctgaaaaaacatattaaacaaaatcaccctgtaaaattatctatgaaatttcaaaacatccggacATGAGCACCActtcggaagttgcattggctcatttattaatgcatctcaaaaaagaggtggcgcctgTGATAACCGTTCGTGTACAAGCGAACgtgagattggcttcgggcagctcatgGGAACTACGTCGGGCTTCCGACGCTGCTCGAAGCCgatctcgcgtttgctcgtaaatgctCGGGTATCGTCGTGGAAATTTAGtatgaaataatataattataaagaagTGGAAAAGAGCAAGATTGTATTCTTCTGATAGAGTTTCTGGAGTTGCATCGTTTTATTTCACAGGGTAAGGGTTTCTTTCACATTTCTAAATAGAGTGAAATGTACATATAAAGGGCCATTTCAAGTTTTAGTAATTCGACAAAAATACATGtctcattgtgtgagcacggatggtcgagtagTCTATAAGggatagacttttactctaggggtcagtCTAGGGGTAAGTGATTCGagctttaatttattttattgtattcttgtgttgttgtttttttgtgtgtttacttGAGCCCTTTAGAAcctatgtttaaatttatcaatatatagcatttaccggtaatgacaaacttcaatacatgcctatatctgtgaaaaggtcaATAGGGAAATCAATAATATGGTTGAACTCGATAATCTATCCCACCCATCAATTTGTTTCGCCTTTTCTTTGTTGAATGTGACCCATGGTTTACAATGAGAAAGTTTTAACAACAAAACAGTGCAGTCTTTTTGACGCATATGTGTTTTAGGAAATAAAGCATACATATTGTAGTCTGATAATTTATTGATATAGTTAGTTAATGAAACAAACGCCAAATTCTATATTAGcacatatatgtttatatatacatgtataagagtTTGTCAATTTTAGACAagcaaaagaaacaaaaaaataagcacTGATGTAAATGTTCAATAGTTCATGTAGAAACAATATAAAGAGATCAGCGCTATGCacaatattacataattatacatatgTCCTGTAAAATTAAAGATGTAATCACAAGCATATCTTGATCAACCAGTTTGCGTATTCTTATAGTACAGAGTTTCTTCGCACACAAACAATCCAATCCAGCACTTAATTGTACACGGAATACACTCGTTTATACTATACGTCTCTCACGTCTCTATGAAATGTTACAAGCATCGTACTACTATGTATATTGTCAGGGCATTCATTCTAACCATACAAATGTTCTAGCGTCTCAAACCAATACAGCTTCCTTCTTCGTGTTTTAGCAACAATGACATGCGAGAAAACGTTTTGGCGCAGTTTTTGCAGCCATATTTCTTGACATCAGAGTGAGTCTGAAGATGCGCGCGCAGATTGGACCTGTCAGCGAAGGCTCTGCCACAGTGCGCGCATTTGAAAGGCTTCTCGCCTGTGTGTGTCCGAAGGTGTCCCTGTAGTAACCAAGGACGCGAAAAGGCCTTGCCGCAGAGTTTGCATTTGCACGGTAGGGTGTGTGTTCGGATGTGCATTTTTAGGGCTCCTAAAGAGCCGTAGGATCTATCACAGTATTTGCAGTTAAACTCCTTTTTAACGTGGCTGACGCAGTGGAATTGTTTGTGTTTAGAGAGGCCACCGAAGGTCGAATAGCTTTTCTTGCAGTCGGCACACTGATATCGTGGCGCTGCCGGGGTGCGCGCATCCTTCGGACTAAATGGCGTCATTGCCTCACCGGAAGTCTTCAAGACCGATATCCAGTAGGAATTGTCAAGATTTTCGGTCATGTTTCGGGCCAACATATGCTGGCTTTGAATAATATCTGCATTCGCATGTCCATAGTTCATAAGCATTGCTTGTTGTTCCCGAAGTAAGTGCAATTGCTGAGGACAATTGGCCAGGTATTTCTGCATTATGA containing:
- the LOC127840496 gene encoding zinc finger protein 16-like — translated: MAYFNQARQNVKYTCSASAPLCPDEKAVSTLTSLPTPPTSPEISNTAKGQKQTSCTPKRRTDHPKASKRRDPIGQLLASLGSQRGPFAEPALQAPSAFSPISAGHCIAQLSPLAAIAQCDRSAEVGIATTATTTAHASSTSNAATIYCATAPDRSRTNQHMLARNMTENLDNSYWISVLKTSGEAMTPFSPKDARTPAAPRYQCADCKKSYSTFGGLSKHKQFHCVSHVKKEFNCKYCDRSYGSLGALKMHIRTHTLPCKCKLCGKAFSRPWLLQGHLRTHTGEKPFKCAHCGRAFADRSNLRAHLQTHSDVKKYGCKNCAKTFSRMSLLLKHEEGSCIGLRR